One part of the Sorangiineae bacterium MSr11954 genome encodes these proteins:
- a CDS encoding transpeptidase family protein, translating to MGMLVGLIGLALGGLVAGAYRVQVEDGPLWKEMAEKQRQRRLHIEPKRGTIYDRNGTALAVSVEVPSLSADVVEMLRGVEAPDAQDAALRDISSRLAAGLNLKADELYAKLLPKKRFTWIKRRITGDEAAFIRELGDAKRQSHPVRGLNIEGEGHRYYPGREVAGPMLGFVAPDGFGKEGIELSIDEELRGRTEEVSGLRDRSGRLLFSNGAKGGDALTGRDVHLTIDEGIQHVAERELGAAQGTYETKGGALVAVDPNTGEILALASTPGYNPNDYGESEGDARRNRAVTDRFEPGSVMKVFTIAGALAAGTLKPTESIYCEHGSLKIGPVTIHDTHQNDWLTPTQIMAKSSNIGAAKIAFNMGEAGLYSTYRRFGFGEPTGLPLPGEASGVLRPRGRPWFEVETANASFGQGVSTTTVQLAMAMAAIANGGRLLEPVLVRKVTDARGELVREGVTHVRREVIPPGVARMITEMLTAVTEDGGTGEEASIAGFRVAGKTSTAQKVDPATGKMSMQLFTSSFVGFVPADRPRLVIAIMLDEPILGHLGGSLAGPVFRRTAEAALRYLGVTPNSASAKLTNVSREGDPADTFMAAMKAGAAGASNPPGASGAANASGAPQGDPAAPGGGAAPEPAVPTIPNGAIPVRVPDTTGMAARDAVKSMLAAGLVPQIEGHGRMIRQSPAPGVTAAKGSAVRLVFEPAS from the coding sequence ATGGGGATGCTGGTCGGCCTGATCGGCCTCGCCCTGGGCGGTTTGGTCGCAGGCGCCTACCGCGTGCAGGTCGAAGACGGACCGCTCTGGAAAGAAATGGCGGAAAAGCAGCGCCAACGCCGCCTTCACATCGAGCCCAAGCGCGGCACCATCTACGACCGCAACGGGACGGCGTTGGCCGTGAGCGTCGAGGTGCCGAGCCTCAGCGCCGACGTGGTGGAGATGCTGCGCGGCGTGGAGGCGCCCGACGCACAAGACGCCGCCTTGCGCGACATCTCCTCCCGCCTGGCCGCGGGGCTGAACCTCAAGGCCGACGAGCTGTATGCCAAGCTGCTTCCCAAGAAGCGCTTCACCTGGATCAAGCGGCGCATCACCGGCGACGAGGCGGCCTTCATCCGCGAGCTGGGCGACGCCAAGCGGCAATCGCACCCGGTGCGCGGGCTCAACATCGAGGGGGAAGGGCATCGTTATTACCCGGGCCGCGAGGTCGCCGGGCCCATGCTCGGCTTCGTAGCCCCCGACGGCTTTGGCAAAGAGGGCATCGAGCTGAGCATCGACGAAGAGCTTCGCGGGCGCACGGAGGAGGTCAGCGGCCTGCGCGATCGCAGCGGACGCCTTCTCTTCTCGAACGGCGCCAAAGGTGGCGACGCCCTCACCGGTCGCGACGTGCACCTCACCATCGACGAGGGCATCCAGCACGTGGCCGAGCGCGAGCTGGGCGCCGCGCAGGGAACGTACGAGACCAAGGGCGGCGCGCTGGTGGCCGTGGATCCCAACACGGGCGAGATCCTCGCGCTGGCATCGACCCCCGGCTACAACCCCAACGACTACGGCGAGTCCGAGGGTGACGCACGGCGCAATCGCGCGGTCACCGATCGGTTCGAGCCGGGCTCCGTCATGAAGGTTTTCACCATCGCTGGAGCGCTGGCGGCGGGAACCTTGAAGCCCACCGAGTCCATCTACTGCGAGCACGGCTCGTTGAAGATCGGGCCGGTCACCATCCACGACACCCATCAGAACGACTGGCTCACCCCCACGCAAATCATGGCGAAGAGCTCCAACATCGGCGCCGCCAAGATCGCGTTCAACATGGGCGAGGCGGGCCTTTATTCGACGTATCGGCGCTTTGGCTTTGGCGAGCCGACCGGCTTGCCGCTGCCCGGCGAGGCCTCGGGCGTGCTCCGACCGCGCGGCCGGCCGTGGTTCGAGGTGGAAACCGCCAACGCCTCGTTCGGTCAGGGCGTGAGCACCACCACGGTTCAATTGGCCATGGCCATGGCCGCCATCGCCAACGGCGGACGCTTGCTCGAGCCCGTGCTCGTTCGAAAAGTGACGGATGCGCGCGGTGAGCTGGTGCGCGAGGGGGTTACCCACGTCCGGCGGGAGGTGATACCTCCCGGGGTCGCACGTATGATCACCGAGATGTTGACCGCGGTAACCGAAGACGGCGGAACCGGCGAAGAAGCGAGCATCGCCGGGTTCCGCGTGGCCGGAAAGACGTCGACCGCGCAGAAGGTCGACCCGGCCACCGGCAAAATGTCGATGCAGCTGTTCACCTCTTCGTTCGTCGGCTTCGTCCCCGCCGATCGGCCGCGCCTGGTGATTGCCATCATGCTCGACGAGCCGATCCTCGGGCACCTGGGCGGCTCGCTGGCCGGCCCCGTCTTCCGCCGTACCGCCGAAGCAGCGCTACGCTATCTGGGCGTGACCCCTAACTCCGCCAGCGCCAAGCTGACCAATGTGAGCCGCGAAGGCGATCCGGCCGACACCTTCATGGCCGCAATGAAGGCCGGTGCCGCCGGCGCCTCCAACCCGCCCGGCGCGTCCGGCGCCGCCAACGCGTCCGGCGCCCCGCAAGGCGATCCCGCCGCTCCAGGCGGGGGAGCCGCCCCCGAACCCGCGGTCCCCACGATCCCGAATGGCGCCATTCCGGTGCGCGTCCCCGACACGACGGGTATGGCCGCGCGCGACGCCGTCAAGTCGATGCTCGCCGCGGGGCTCGTTCCACAAATCGAGGGCCATGGGCGCATGATTCGCCAAAGCCCGGCGCCCGGCGTCACGGCGGCCAAGGGGAGCGCGGTTCGTTTGGTGTTCGAGCCGGCCTCATGA